In Kitasatospora sp. NBC_00240, the following are encoded in one genomic region:
- a CDS encoding GuaB3 family IMP dehydrogenase-related protein yields the protein MTEIEIGRGKRGRRAYSFDDIAVVPSRRTRDPKEVSIAWQIDAYRFELPFLAAPMDSVVSPQQAINIGRLGGLGVLNLEGLWTRYEDPQPLLDEIAAITDQAAATRRLQEIYAAPIQADLIGRRIKEVRESGVVTAAALSPQRTAEFSKAVVDAGVDVFVIRGTTVSAEHVSGAAEPLNLKQFIYELDVPVIVGGCATYTAALHLMRTGAAGVLVGFGGGAAHTTRNVLGIQVPMATAVADVAAARRDYMDESGGRYVHVIADGGVGYSGDLAKAVACGADAVMIGAALARATDAPGRGVHWGMEAVHDELPRGKRVDLGTVGTTEEILTGPSHTPDGTMNLFGALRRAMATTGYSELKEFQRVEVTVNSAPQHG from the coding sequence GTGACTGAGATCGAGATCGGGCGAGGCAAGCGCGGACGCCGGGCGTACTCCTTCGACGACATCGCCGTCGTCCCCAGCCGCCGTACGCGGGACCCGAAGGAGGTCTCGATCGCCTGGCAGATCGACGCCTACCGCTTCGAGCTGCCGTTCCTGGCCGCCCCGATGGACAGCGTGGTCTCCCCGCAGCAGGCCATCAACATCGGCCGGCTCGGCGGGCTCGGCGTGCTGAACCTCGAAGGCCTGTGGACCCGGTACGAGGACCCGCAGCCGCTGCTCGACGAGATCGCCGCGATCACCGACCAGGCCGCCGCGACCCGCCGGCTGCAGGAGATCTACGCGGCCCCGATCCAGGCCGACCTGATCGGCCGGCGCATCAAGGAGGTCCGCGAGTCGGGCGTCGTGACGGCCGCCGCGCTGTCGCCGCAGCGCACCGCGGAGTTCTCCAAGGCCGTGGTGGACGCCGGCGTCGACGTCTTCGTCATCCGCGGTACCACCGTCTCCGCCGAGCACGTCTCCGGCGCGGCCGAGCCGCTCAACCTCAAGCAGTTCATCTACGAGCTGGACGTGCCGGTGATCGTCGGCGGCTGCGCCACGTACACCGCCGCCCTGCACCTGATGCGCACCGGCGCGGCGGGCGTGCTGGTCGGCTTCGGCGGCGGCGCCGCGCACACCACCCGCAACGTGCTCGGCATCCAGGTGCCGATGGCGACCGCGGTGGCGGACGTCGCGGCCGCCCGCCGGGACTACATGGACGAGTCCGGCGGCCGGTACGTGCACGTGATCGCCGACGGCGGCGTGGGCTACAGCGGCGACCTCGCCAAGGCCGTGGCCTGCGGCGCGGACGCGGTGATGATCGGGGCGGCGCTGGCGCGGGCCACCGACGCCCCGGGCCGGGGCGTCCACTGGGGCATGGAGGCCGTCCACGACGAGCTGCCGCGCGGCAAGCGGGTGGACCTCGGCACGGTCGGCACCACCGAGGAGATCCTCACCGGCCCGTCGCACACCCCCGACGGCACCATGAACCTCTTCGGCGCCCTGCGCCGCGCGATGGCCACCACCGGCTACTCGGAGCTCAAGGAGTTCCAGCGGGTCGAGGTCACGGTCAACTCGGCCCCGCAGCACGGCTGA
- a CDS encoding serine/threonine-protein kinase: MTQAQGSTGRLLAGRYRLDTVLGRGGMGTVWRAEDEMLGRVVAVKELRMHGGVDEEEKHRLIVRTLREAKATARIRHTAAVTVFDVVEEDDRPWIVMELVESRSLAEVIKEDGPLTPVRAAEIALDVLGVLVAAHSHGILHRDVKPSNVLIGEDGRVVLTDFGIASVEGDASVTSTGMLVGAPSYISPERARGQKPGPPADLWSLGGTLYAMLEGRPPYDRGSALATLTAVMTEDLAAPANAGPLKPVIEGLLEKDPARRLDASQTRAMLRRVVAQATVKSEATTQQAVPVAGADRAPATPAAPVEETGTPAGAAGGAKRPVGGLLGTVRVGSRSKAPEPAPAEPVRPTTAASGAAAAGAAVDPAGAPAAAPAAGQWSAGETVSARPGARLVRAVGGRRRAVILAVVLVLVLIAGVVLAQALGGSEQNGAGKGGAQNGGAATAAGANPPAPAGDTASGEPGGGPPAAQSPAPGASSQDAGPGPAQTTPAGEPQASRSASPAAAATPAVPAGPAVPAGYHEHKDAAGFSIVLPDWLADAGEDYDHTSRKFEGQGVKLVVDWTQPGGASALADWQSAEPGQRGGYQRVALQAITYRQWTNAADWEWTFNSSGGTRMHSLNRGFVTGGGKYGYALYWTTTDAAWAAPANAQARQTGFDSFQPAP; the protein is encoded by the coding sequence ATGACCCAGGCGCAGGGTTCCACCGGCCGTCTCCTGGCCGGACGCTACCGGCTGGACACGGTGCTCGGACGCGGCGGTATGGGTACCGTCTGGCGGGCCGAGGACGAGATGCTCGGCCGGGTCGTCGCGGTCAAGGAACTGCGGATGCACGGCGGTGTCGACGAGGAGGAGAAGCACCGCCTGATCGTCCGCACCCTGCGGGAGGCCAAGGCGACCGCGCGGATCCGGCACACCGCCGCCGTCACCGTCTTCGACGTGGTCGAGGAGGACGACCGGCCCTGGATCGTCATGGAGCTGGTGGAGTCCCGCTCGCTGGCCGAGGTGATCAAGGAGGACGGGCCGCTCACGCCCGTCCGGGCCGCCGAGATCGCGCTCGACGTGCTGGGTGTGCTGGTCGCCGCCCACAGCCACGGGATCCTGCACCGCGACGTCAAGCCGTCCAACGTGCTGATCGGCGAGGACGGCCGGGTCGTGCTCACCGACTTCGGCATCGCCAGCGTCGAGGGTGACGCCTCGGTGACCTCCACCGGCATGCTGGTCGGCGCCCCCTCCTACATATCGCCCGAGCGGGCCCGGGGCCAGAAGCCCGGCCCGCCGGCCGACCTGTGGTCGCTGGGCGGCACCCTGTACGCGATGCTGGAGGGCCGGCCGCCGTACGACCGGGGCTCGGCGCTCGCCACCCTGACCGCGGTGATGACCGAGGACCTGGCCGCGCCCGCCAACGCCGGGCCGCTGAAGCCGGTCATCGAGGGACTGCTGGAGAAGGACCCGGCCCGGCGCCTGGACGCGTCGCAGACCCGCGCGATGCTCCGCCGGGTGGTCGCGCAGGCCACCGTGAAGTCCGAGGCGACCACCCAGCAGGCGGTGCCGGTGGCCGGCGCCGACCGGGCTCCCGCCACACCGGCCGCTCCCGTCGAGGAGACCGGCACTCCGGCCGGCGCCGCGGGCGGCGCGAAGCGCCCGGTGGGCGGGCTGCTGGGCACCGTCCGGGTGGGGAGCCGCTCGAAGGCGCCGGAGCCGGCGCCGGCGGAGCCCGTGCGGCCCACCACGGCTGCCTCCGGCGCCGCTGCCGCCGGTGCCGCCGTCGATCCCGCCGGGGCCCCCGCGGCCGCGCCGGCGGCCGGTCAGTGGTCCGCCGGCGAGACGGTGAGCGCCCGTCCCGGCGCCCGGCTGGTGCGGGCCGTCGGCGGGCGCCGGCGGGCCGTGATCCTGGCCGTGGTGCTGGTGCTGGTGCTGATCGCCGGGGTGGTGCTGGCGCAGGCGCTGGGCGGCTCCGAGCAGAACGGCGCGGGCAAGGGCGGCGCGCAGAACGGCGGCGCCGCCACGGCGGCCGGCGCGAACCCGCCGGCCCCGGCCGGCGACACCGCCTCCGGCGAGCCCGGCGGGGGCCCGCCGGCGGCGCAGAGCCCGGCCCCGGGCGCCTCCTCCCAGGACGCCGGGCCCGGCCCGGCGCAGACCACCCCGGCCGGCGAGCCGCAGGCCTCCCGGTCCGCGAGCCCGGCCGCCGCGGCCACGCCGGCGGTGCCGGCCGGCCCCGCCGTGCCGGCCGGCTACCACGAGCACAAGGACGCCGCCGGTTTCAGCATCGTGCTGCCGGACTGGCTGGCCGACGCCGGCGAGGACTACGACCACACCAGCCGCAAGTTCGAGGGCCAGGGCGTGAAGCTGGTCGTCGACTGGACCCAGCCGGGCGGCGCCAGCGCCCTGGCGGACTGGCAGAGCGCGGAGCCCGGCCAGCGCGGCGGGTACCAGCGCGTCGCCCTGCAGGCCATCACCTACCGGCAGTGGACCAACGCCGCCGACTGGGAATGGACCTTCAACAGCAGCGGCGGCACCCGGATGCACTCGCTCAACCGCGGCTTCGTCACCGGCGGCGGCAAGTACGGGTACGCCCTCTACTGGACGACCACCGACGCCGCCTGGGCCGCGCCCGCGAACGCCCAGGCGCGCCAGACCGGCTTCGACAGCTTCCAGCCCGCGCCGTAG
- a CDS encoding SHOCT domain-containing protein → MDWTDLIDVAFDVVGDGSHERRAAAVRTVEATIAPGERPVAATAARHPDHFRKGAMVLTTHRLLFLKDGKPPLPVPLEAVTEVRVNRTTFNGEVLQVIALTGAHRFEDVVKAEPFAEQLRAGAGAARSAYEAALAAVVPTAPAASAVPSGPATGEDLLDGLERLAALRAAGALTEEEFTRAKQRLIG, encoded by the coding sequence ATGGACTGGACCGATCTCATCGATGTGGCCTTCGACGTGGTCGGCGACGGCAGCCACGAGCGCCGGGCCGCGGCCGTGCGGACCGTCGAGGCCACCATCGCACCCGGCGAGAGGCCGGTGGCGGCAACCGCCGCCCGACACCCCGACCACTTCCGCAAGGGCGCCATGGTGCTGACCACCCACCGGCTGCTCTTCCTGAAGGACGGCAAGCCACCGCTGCCGGTTCCGCTGGAGGCGGTCACCGAGGTGCGGGTGAACCGGACGACGTTCAACGGCGAGGTGCTGCAGGTGATCGCGCTGACCGGCGCCCACCGCTTCGAGGACGTGGTCAAGGCCGAGCCGTTCGCCGAGCAGCTCCGGGCCGGCGCAGGGGCCGCCAGGAGCGCCTACGAGGCCGCCCTGGCCGCCGTCGTCCCCACCGCACCGGCCGCGTCCGCCGTCCCCTCCGGGCCCGCCACCGGCGAGGACCTGCTCGACGGGCTGGAGCGGCTGGCCGCCCTGCGGGCCGCCGGCGCCCTCACCGAGGAGGAGTTCACCCGGGCCAAGCAGCGCCTGATCGGCTGA